The Lysinibacillus irui sequence TAGGAGTCTTTACTTATCATCAAGCATTATCTTGTATTTTTCCTGTTGTCATATTTATGACACTTGCACTTTCTAAAGCTATTCAAATTCCTGGCGTAGCAAGATACGACTTCATTCTGATCATCTGTCTTGTGACCCAATATTTAATGTATAAATTTGGCTTAGAAACAAAGGATGAAATAAAAGTAATCTGTCTGTTTCATATTATTGGCCTTGTGCTAGAGCTCTATAAAGTGAATTTTAATTCGTGGTCCTATCCTGAAGAAGCATGGACAAAAATAGCAGGTGTGCCATTATACAGTGGTTTCATGTATGCCAGTGTAGCCAGTTACATTTGCCAGGCATGGCGTCGCTTTGATTTGAAAATCGTCAGATGGCCCAAAAGTTATGTAGCCATTCCTCTTGGTGCCATGATCTACTTAAATTTTTTTACCCATCATTTTATATATGATTTTAGGTGGGTATTAATGGCTTTACTTTTTATAGTGTTTTATCGAACAGCTGTCAAATTTACAGTACGAGACTCTATCTATAAAATGCCTATCGTTGGGTCATTCTTTTTGATTGGTTTTTTCATTTGGATTGCAGAAAATATCGCCACTTTCTTTGGGGCATGGTCCTATCCTAACCAAGAAGTATCGTGGAAGATCGTTCATTTTGGTAAAATCAGCTCTTGGTTTCTGCTGGTAGTCATTAGCATTATGATTGTTGCACAGCTTAAATTATTTTATCGCGATGCAGGTGAGGATGAAAAAAAGACAAAAAGAAAGGCTTGAGAAATTATTAACTAAAGACTTCTAAAAGAGCACAATTAAATAGAAGAAATTTCTATGGTTTTTAGTTGTACCCATTCCTTTTCATTAAACTGTCTCTTTTTTAGTGATAACACCTACTGTAGACTCCTTTTATAAGATATAAGGGGGACATAAGGATGGACAAAGACATTCGAATGAAGAACAGAGCTTGTATAGATGAACATCACATAAAACAATTTTTAGAGCACGCACAAACCGCTTTTCTAGGTTTAGTGGATCAACATATCCCATATGTTATTCCGTTAAATTATATCTTCAAAGATGGTAGTTTCTATTTCCATGGTGCCAATGAAGGAAGAAAAGTAGCCATACTGACGACCAATCCGAATGCTTGTATTACCATATGTGAAAGCTATGGAACAATGGTAGATCCCATTCCAGCTAAGACGGATACAGCTTATATGAGTGTCATCGCCAATGGTGAGGTCGAAATTGTCACAGATATCAATGAGGCAACAGTTGCTATGCAGGCAATGCTTGATAAATATGTGCCAGACTATTACCAAGCCCCATTGTCAAAATCACATATAGAAAAGTATCAATCATCTTTAGGTAGCAAAACGCTTGTATTAAAAGTGAGACCAAACAATCTAACTGCAAAAGAACATAAACTTAATGAACAAATGCAATATTATCCTGGGAGAGTTGTGACACAGGACCTGAACAGAAAATCCTCTCCTCTAGCAATCAATTAAATTTAAAAGTAGATTTAGGGAAAACATATTTTTCTAAATCTACTTTTTTATTTGTCCACAAGACATTTTCTTATTAATAGATATAACTACTAGTAAATGCTATAATGCCTGTGAAAAATCCATTAGCATCAGGGTGGTAGAAGGAGAGGGGCATTTATTGAATATTTTAGTTGTAGATGATGAAAAAGAAATTGCAGATTTAATTGAGCTTTATTTAAAAAATGAAAATTACCATGTGTTTAAGTATTATAATGCCCAAGAGGCTTTGGCATGTATTGAGCGCGAAAATGTGGATTTAGCTGTTTTAGATATTATGATGCCAGATATCGACGGCTTTACTATTTTACAAAAAATACGAGAAAGATTTAATTTTCCAGTGATTATGCTTACGGCAAAGGAAGAAGAGATCGATAAAATAAATGGATTTTCTTTAGGGGCAGATGATTATATAACAAAGCCTTTTCGTCCATTGGAAATGGTTGCTCGTGTAAAGGCACAAATACGGAGATTTACATTGTATAACCAAGGTTCAAAGCAAAACGAGGATATCATTGATTTCGCAGGTTTGATGATCAACAAGAATACAAGACAAGTCTTTTTAAATGAAAGACCATTATCCCTCACACCCACGGAATTCGCGATTTTATGGTACTTATCTGCAAATCGAGGGAAGGTTATTAGTTCAGAGCAATTATTTCAAGAAATTTGGGGAGAAAAGTACTTTAATAGCAATAACACTGTAATGGTTCACATTCGGCATTTACGAGAAAAAATGAAAGATTCTGTGGACAACCCAAAATTTATTAAAACCGTATGGGGAGTGGGGTATACCATTGAAAAATGAGTTTGGCAGACTGAAGAGAAAAATGGTAGTACAAATTATTATTATCCTTCTCTTAGCGATCATCATAGGTTTATTTATAAATTTTGCATTCATTGATGGAGTCTTGCAAGCTCCTTTTGCAGATGCCTTTGTTGACTTTTGTGAAAAAGTCTTGCAGCTCGATTATTTTGCTGCACAAAATGCCTACAATGTGTTATTCCAACAAAATAAACCCCTTTGGCTTGCTATCGGTTTTATTGTATTATTATTAATCATTTTTTATATTGCCTTATCTCGCTTTACTCGTTATTTTCATCAAATTAGTACGAGTATCACAATGCTTGCCGATGAGTCAGATAAGGAAATTCAACTTCCCGAAGAGCTTGATTTCTTGGAGAAAAAACTAAATGATGTGAAAAATAAATTAGAAAAACGTGCGAGAGATGCTCAAGAAGCGGAACAACGTAAAAATGATCTAGTTGTCTATTTAGCGCATGATATTAAAACACCCTTAACATCCATTATTGGCTACTTAAGCCTTTTAGATGAGGCAAGGGATATGCCTATTGAGCAAAAAGAGAAATATGTTGCGATTACGCTAGAAAAGTCAAATAGACTAGAACAATTAATTAACGAGTTTTTTGACATAACAAGATTTAATTTACAATCCATCGTTTTAGAAAAAGACCTTATTCCTCTAAATTATATGCTAATGCAAGTAGCTGATGAATTTTACCCATTGCTAGCACCAAAAGGGCAAAAAGCGGTTGTCAAAATAGATGAAGAAATTAATATATATGCAGATGGTCATAAATTAGCAAGGGTATTTAATAATATTTTAAAAAATGCCATTGCCTATAGTGATTCAAATAGTACAATTGAAATTAGTGCAAAAAGCGAAAACAATCAAACGTATATTTCGTTTACTAATACAGGAAAGACAATTCCTCCTGAAAAATTGAACATGATATTTGAAAAGTTTTACCGTTTAGATAATGCTAGGTCTACACAAACAGGTGGAGCTGGTCTTGGTTTAGCCATTTCAAATGAAATTGTCCAAGCCCATGGCGGGACCATTACGGCAGCTTCTAATAATGGGAAAACAGTTTTTACTGTGATGATTCCAACGAATTCTTAAGAAACCTTAAGAATTCACTAATAGTTAATTAAAAAAAAGCTCCTTTTTTTATGGTTGAATAAAACTATAAGAGAAGGAGTTGTTTTTATGACGAGAAAAGGTGTTTTAAGTATATTGTTCCTTATCATCATGCTACTTGGTTATTTACTAGTAAAAGAAACACCCGTGTCACTACGTCAGGAAATTGTCGAATCACCTAACGTAGTGCAAACAATGGGTAGTAATATGCTCAATATCGATTTATACAGTGCTAATGCAATATTAGTGAATTTAGATGAAAATCAAGTGCTACTAGAAAAAAAAAGTGAGGAAATGATTTATCCTGCATCCTTGACAAAAATGATGACGGTTTTAGTCGCGATTGAACAGATTTCAAATTTACAAGAAGAAATCGTGTTACAAAAAAATATCTTTAATGATTTATTCGAGGAAAATGCGTCTGTGGCGGGGTTTCTCCCGAATGAGAAGGTAACTTTAGAGGATTTATTATATGGTTCCATGTTACCCTCAGGTGCAGAAGCATCCATTGGTTTAGCTGAATATGTTGCTGGATCAGAAAAGGAGTTCGTAAAACTTATGAACGATAAGGCACAGCAGCTAGGAATGAAAAATACACATTTTATGAATACAACGGGATTGCATCATCCTAAACATTATACGACAGTAAAGGATATGTCTTTACTCTTACAATATGCATTAACCAATCATGAGTTTCGCAATGTTTACACAGCAGAACGATATTCTATTAAGCAAACAAACCTTCACCCCGAAGGCATTACATTTACAAGCCGCATGTTTCAGCATATGACTACATCTGCATTGCCAGGAGGAGAAATTGTAGGTGGTAAGACAGGCTATACAGATGAAGCTGGTTTGTGTTTAGCAAGTCTAGCCGTTGTAAATGGACAAGAATACGTGTTAGTAACAGTAGGGGCAGAAGGAAATCCTCGTACGGAGCAATACAATATCACCGATGCGCTTTCGGTATATAGTCAATTATAGGCTGCATAAAAGTGAGGAAAATACTCCAATGTGATGGAGCTTTTGATCAAAAATGTGTGGCTCCCACTCCAAGTTGAGGAGAGGGCGCTCATAAAAGGATGGCCCCCGCTCCAAATTTGGGAGTAGCCCGCTCATAAAAGAGAGAACCGCTCAAAGTTCAGGAGAAGCCGCTCATAAAGTGAAGAAAAGCGCTCCAATAAGGTGAGAAGTCGCTCATAAAGTGAAGAAAAGCGCTCCAATAAGGTGAGAAGTCGCTCATAAAGTGAAGAAAACCGCTCCAATAAGGTGAGAAGTCGCTCATAAAGTGAAGAAAACCGCTCCAAAGTGGTGAGTAGTCGCTCACAAAGGTAAGGAAAGCGCTCCAAAGTGAAAGCAACCGCTCATAAAGTGAAGAAAACCGCTCCAAGGAGAGGAGAAGTCGCTCAAAAAGGTAAGAAAACCGCTCCAAAGTGAAGGGTACCCGCTCATAAAGGTAAGAAAACCGCTCCAAGAAGGTGAGAAGTCGCTCATAAAGTGAAGAAAACCGCTCCAAAGTGAAGGGTATCCGCTCATAAAGGTAAGAGAAGCGCTTCAAGAAGGGGAGTACCCGCTCCAAGTTGAGGAGAGGTTGCTCATAAAAGGATGACCCCCGCTCGAAAGGTGAGGAGTACTCGCTCAAACAAGAAAGGCAACTGCTCTAAGTGATTGACCCTATGACGAGGGACATCCTATATTAATCAGATACTCTATTAAAGATCAATGTTCATTTTTCTTGAGCATTGATCTTTCTTTTGTGATTGACCTTGTATAGAATGGTGAGATTTATTAATTTATAATGTTTTATTTTGGAAAATTTGGTATGGTTAAGTTATAGGAATAAACAATTATTACATAATCGTCAAGGAGTAATCGTAATGAGGAAAAGGCGAATGTTATTTTTAATTGCACCAATATTGTTAGTAGCCTCTTGTAGTAGTGATGTTGAGGGTGTTCCTACTAATGAGAAAATGTATACTTCATCTATACAAAAAAAGGAAGTTTATGAATTTCAACAGCCTGCAAAGTCCACTATTGCTAGAGGCTTAATCACCAAAAATATGAATAATGCCTTGAATATAAATGAGATAGAAAATGGATTAATGAATTTATCTGTGAAGCATTTTCCAACAGAAAAGTTTTACATGCAGGAAGGTCAATATTTGGATGAAAAAATGATTAGTCAATGGTTAGAAAGAAAAACAGAAGAAGGTATAGGTTTAAACCCTGCCATTGAAAATAGGACGGGTAATGTTTTAGAGGATGAAAAAAAGTATCCTTTGATACTCTCTCATGTTTTAGAACATAATTTTATAAATAAAAAAACTAACAAAATAGAAGGTATGTCGATCGCAATATCTCTTAATGAATTTTATGATATACGAGTAACGGATGACAACGGTTTAATTTACACTGGCCAAGTGAAAGTTGATGAAAATGATGATGATATTCATGATGTGAAAAGGTATGGGAAAGAAGTAGCTGAAAAGATTATTAAAGACCTTAGAAAAAATGAAAAAGTACCTCGTGTTCCCATTTATTTAACTTTATATCAGGAATCTAATATCAATGATATTATTCCAGGCGTATTTTTAGCTGAAACATTTATGACACAAGGGGAAGATACCATAACAAAGTGGTCTGAGGTTGATAAAAAGTATTATTTATTCCCATCAGATGCGTTATATAGTTTAGACCAAAATATGTATAATAAATTATTAAATTTTAAAGAAGAAATACAAGATGGATTTAAACATTTAAACCCGAAAATTATAGGGAAACTTCGATATGAGGATGACCAATTAACTGATATTAAAATCGATGTAAATGTTCCTCTTATTAATGATACAGAATTGGTAGGGCTATTACAGCTGATTAGTACTAAACTAAATTTTGATTACATTCCCATTACAGTTCGAGTTATCGATCAGGGAGCGGATGTAGGCATTGTTCTTTGGGACCCAATTGAAAAACAAATTTTTGCAACCCCTTTGTGAGTAGTTAATCATTTCAAACATAAAAAATCTAAAGGCTCAGCTACCTATTGTTAATTTCGTAACTTGTATTTACAGCTATGCTCTTTTATGAATTTGGTGCTCGTTAATAGAGTACCTATCTTTTATGGATAAATGGCATGGATGTTAGCGCCAAATTGATAACTATTCCCGGTTATTGTAAAAATGAAAAGACACTTTTTTTATGGGTAGGCATTTAGCTGTTTCTGGGATTAAATGATGAAAAAGGGCAAATTATTCGCTTTGCCCTTTTATTACTAGAAGCTCATTCGGATATTAATAGGATAAAGGTAAGGTGATTCGGGTTGTTCTATTGTTACCCAATCTTCAATATGGATAACAGGTAAGCTAGTTCCCTCATAGGTTGTTTGACTAATTGTACCAACCACTTCAATCCATGTATCTTCTGTGAGAGAGGGAGCCTCAGGAAATTCTGTTAGGAAGCCTACGATACTTGCATCAGCTACACAATGGGTAATAAGAAATCTTGAAATAACGAGTTGCTTTTCTGTAAAGCTTTCTTCTTTTAAAACAAAGCCCTTCAGCTGTATTTTCTTCCCTAAATAGTTGACCAAATTTTGATTAATCTCTTCATAATAAATCGTATAGTCCTTATCAGTCATTTTCAGTATAGGTTTTTGTGAGAGTTGTTGCTTTAATCGCTCATATTGCTTTTTTGTCATCTCCTGTTTTTCCTCCAACAGTCGGGGATCAGCCTCATGTTCATCGTAAATATTTTCATCAATCGTTTCATTTGAAGTGAGGTAATCCTCTATTTTAGATGATTGACTTTGTTGGGTGAGAATAAAGGCACCACCTTTTTTATCAGCAATGGCAGCATCTAAAATTTTAGCTGGTACGAAGAAGCCTGTCAGTATGGGGGTCATGATAATGAGATAGGCTATCCATGAGTAACCATGGTGGTGATGAGAGCAACAAGCTTGTCCAGCATGATCACAGTGATGGGGAGACTTTGAAAAAGATATAACTCTAGTCAATTGAACAAGAAAGAGTACAAAAAATAAAATGGCAGCTGTTTTACTGAGGCTTTCATATTTAGGGTTTATGAATTTTGTTAGTTCCCCGGTCCAATGCAGGCTGGCAATCATAGCTGAAAAGGCGAGTAACATCAAGGCTTTTAACGCTTGTTGAAAGTGAAATTTCATGGCTTTCCCCCTTAGAGATACGCTGAAAGAATCCATATACTAATGTAGACAACTGTAGCCACTAAGGCGATTAACCATAAGACAAATTTAATACGAAATACGCTCATCAACATAATAGTATTTTTTAAATCAATCATAGGGCCAAAAATGAGAAATGCCAGAATGGATGGAGTGGAGAAAATAGCACTAAAGGATGCACCAATAAAGGCATCGGCTTCCGAGCAAAGTGATAAAATGAAGGCTAAGCCCATCATAACTAAAATAGAAGAGGGGACACCTTCTCCAATTTCTACGAGTGTTTTGGTAGATACATATGTTTGTACAAAGGCAGCTAAAAATGCTCCGATAATTAAGTATTTGCCCATATCAAAAAATTCATCAATGGCATGTTTGAACATATTTATTAGCTTTGTGACAAAGGATGGTTGTTGATTAGTTGTTGTCAATGAAATGGGTTGTACAGAGCTCTTAAATTGTGAACCTTTAAAAAACAAGCTACTGAGTAATGCGATAATAATAGCAATGACAAAGCCAACTAGCATCCGAAGGCCAGCTATTTTTAAATCATTTCCAAATGCCATGTAGGTGGAGAGAATAACAATGGGATTAATGAGTGGACCAGTTAACATAAATCCTATAGCAGCATGTATTGGTACGCCTTTGGCAATCAATCTTCTAACAATAGGAACAATCCCACATTCGCAGGCAGGAAATAATGCTCCTACAAAACAACTCATGACAACAGCCATCAACGTATTGCGAGGAATCCATCTTTGGATATGTTCCTCTTTAATGAAAATTTGAATAAAACCGGCAATCAGTATCCCAATTAAGACAAACGGTAATGCTTCAATTAAAATACTTAAAAATATAGTGTGTAGACTGAGTAAAGAAGAACTTAGATCTTTGAGTGCTGAGAAGTTGAATAAGATTAGTGGTAGCAGACTTACGAATAGAATAAAGAGGAACCAAAAATTCAATACATATCTAGTAATAGGGAGACGTTCCACATATACCTCCTTAAAGTGTAATGATTACGTTTTAATGTAAGGTATGTTTTAGGAGATACAGGTATTACTTCAAATCAGGAAAGAGAAAGTAAAAGTAGGTGGCTACAGTGCTTCACTTTCTCTTTTTTTACATCATTTACGAGAATACTCATTTCTATATTGCTTAGGGGTGATATCCGTAAATTTTTTAAAAACTTTAATAAAATAACTTTGGTCTGTGAAGTTCAGTAATGAGCCGATATCAAGGATTGGATAGTTTGTAAAGGTTAATAGTTTTTTCGCCTCCTCAATTTTTTGTTGCTGAATATATTCGCTTAAGGAAATTCCTACTTCTTTTTTAAATAAAGAAGAAAGATAATTTGGGCTTAAGTGGCAAATTGCTGAAAGTTGATCAAGTGTGATTTCACCATATAGTTGATTTTCGATCGTGTGGATGCAAGTTGTAATGGGTGCTGAATATTTCTGTTTATTTGTCTTTGACACACGACGCGTAAAATCGTAAATAGCTTCCTCCATTAATGAAAGAATGTCGATTAAGCTATTTTGATCCTCAAGCTTTTGTATGTAGAAATCATTTAATGTAAAGGCTGTTTCTTCATTTAAACCACCTTCAATCGCTGCACGACATATAAGGGCAACTCCTGTAATCATCAAGTACTGTACACTTCTTAAATTATTACGTTTGGAAAGTACTCCTAGTTCTGCTTGCTCCATAATGGAATAGTTTAAAACTTCATTTAGATTTTCCATACGTCCATTTTTCACATAGTCTAACAGTATTTTTTCGTAGTAAAGATTTGTATGAACAATAGCATTTCTTCTAGCATGTGAAAGTTCTATCGCAGTATTTTCCTCATGACGAATTAGGGGCTTTAATGCTTGGTTGTGTTGAATAACAGCCGTTTTAGTTAATTTCTTTTGATAGATTGAAAAATA is a genomic window containing:
- a CDS encoding permease, giving the protein MERLPITRYVLNFWFLFILFVSLLPLILFNFSALKDLSSSLLSLHTIFLSILIEALPFVLIGILIAGFIQIFIKEEHIQRWIPRNTLMAVVMSCFVGALFPACECGIVPIVRRLIAKGVPIHAAIGFMLTGPLINPIVILSTYMAFGNDLKIAGLRMLVGFVIAIIIALLSSLFFKGSQFKSSVQPISLTTTNQQPSFVTKLINMFKHAIDEFFDMGKYLIIGAFLAAFVQTYVSTKTLVEIGEGVPSSILVMMGLAFILSLCSEADAFIGASFSAIFSTPSILAFLIFGPMIDLKNTIMLMSVFRIKFVLWLIALVATVVYISIWILSAYL
- a CDS encoding sensor histidine kinase — protein: MVVQIIIILLLAIIIGLFINFAFIDGVLQAPFADAFVDFCEKVLQLDYFAAQNAYNVLFQQNKPLWLAIGFIVLLLIIFYIALSRFTRYFHQISTSITMLADESDKEIQLPEELDFLEKKLNDVKNKLEKRARDAQEAEQRKNDLVVYLAHDIKTPLTSIIGYLSLLDEARDMPIEQKEKYVAITLEKSNRLEQLINEFFDITRFNLQSIVLEKDLIPLNYMLMQVADEFYPLLAPKGQKAVVKIDEEINIYADGHKLARVFNNILKNAIAYSDSNSTIEISAKSENNQTYISFTNTGKTIPPEKLNMIFEKFYRLDNARSTQTGGAGLGLAISNEIVQAHGGTITAASNNGKTVFTVMIPTNS
- a CDS encoding pyridoxamine 5'-phosphate oxidase family protein; protein product: MDKDIRMKNRACIDEHHIKQFLEHAQTAFLGLVDQHIPYVIPLNYIFKDGSFYFHGANEGRKVAILTTNPNACITICESYGTMVDPIPAKTDTAYMSVIANGEVEIVTDINEATVAMQAMLDKYVPDYYQAPLSKSHIEKYQSSLGSKTLVLKVRPNNLTAKEHKLNEQMQYYPGRVVTQDLNRKSSPLAIN
- the vanR gene encoding VanR-ABDEGLN family response regulator transcription factor; translation: MNILVVDDEKEIADLIELYLKNENYHVFKYYNAQEALACIERENVDLAVLDIMMPDIDGFTILQKIRERFNFPVIMLTAKEEEIDKINGFSLGADDYITKPFRPLEMVARVKAQIRRFTLYNQGSKQNEDIIDFAGLMINKNTRQVFLNERPLSLTPTEFAILWYLSANRGKVISSEQLFQEIWGEKYFNSNNTVMVHIRHLREKMKDSVDNPKFIKTVWGVGYTIEK
- a CDS encoding TIGR03943 family putative permease subunit, yielding MKFHFQQALKALMLLAFSAMIASLHWTGELTKFINPKYESLSKTAAILFFVLFLVQLTRVISFSKSPHHCDHAGQACCSHHHHGYSWIAYLIIMTPILTGFFVPAKILDAAIADKKGGAFILTQQSQSSKIEDYLTSNETIDENIYDEHEADPRLLEEKQEMTKKQYERLKQQLSQKPILKMTDKDYTIYYEEINQNLVNYLGKKIQLKGFVLKEESFTEKQLVISRFLITHCVADASIVGFLTEFPEAPSLTEDTWIEVVGTISQTTYEGTSLPVIHIEDWVTIEQPESPYLYPINIRMSF
- a CDS encoding AraC family transcriptional regulator, which encodes MKISTIDLQYISQLIYETHHLPVSYINALGEVIFDFPSADYQNNPSYHSLKEQLTAYPYHRASNDYPIFFSHAEFNFFYINLKIDEQYLGAIVVGPSLSPEMEDAVNPTTYHEHEMIPHLHYQQCLAISLFVYFSIYQKKLTKTAVIQHNQALKPLIRHEENTAIELSHARRNAIVHTNLYYEKILLDYVKNGRMENLNEVLNYSIMEQAELGVLSKRNNLRSVQYLMITGVALICRAAIEGGLNEETAFTLNDFYIQKLEDQNSLIDILSLMEEAIYDFTRRVSKTNKQKYSAPITTCIHTIENQLYGEITLDQLSAICHLSPNYLSSLFKKEVGISLSEYIQQQKIEEAKKLLTFTNYPILDIGSLLNFTDQSYFIKVFKKFTDITPKQYRNEYSRK
- a CDS encoding CamS family sex pheromone protein; the encoded protein is MLFLIAPILLVASCSSDVEGVPTNEKMYTSSIQKKEVYEFQQPAKSTIARGLITKNMNNALNINEIENGLMNLSVKHFPTEKFYMQEGQYLDEKMISQWLERKTEEGIGLNPAIENRTGNVLEDEKKYPLILSHVLEHNFINKKTNKIEGMSIAISLNEFYDIRVTDDNGLIYTGQVKVDENDDDIHDVKRYGKEVAEKIIKDLRKNEKVPRVPIYLTLYQESNINDIIPGVFLAETFMTQGEDTITKWSEVDKKYYLFPSDALYSLDQNMYNKLLNFKEEIQDGFKHLNPKIIGKLRYEDDQLTDIKIDVNVPLINDTELVGLLQLISTKLNFDYIPITVRVIDQGADVGIVLWDPIEKQIFATPL
- a CDS encoding D-alanyl-D-alanine carboxypeptidase family protein yields the protein MTRKGVLSILFLIIMLLGYLLVKETPVSLRQEIVESPNVVQTMGSNMLNIDLYSANAILVNLDENQVLLEKKSEEMIYPASLTKMMTVLVAIEQISNLQEEIVLQKNIFNDLFEENASVAGFLPNEKVTLEDLLYGSMLPSGAEASIGLAEYVAGSEKEFVKLMNDKAQQLGMKNTHFMNTTGLHHPKHYTTVKDMSLLLQYALTNHEFRNVYTAERYSIKQTNLHPEGITFTSRMFQHMTTSALPGGEIVGGKTGYTDEAGLCLASLAVVNGQEYVLVTVGAEGNPRTEQYNITDALSVYSQL
- a CDS encoding DUF817 domain-containing protein — its product is MLKKLFKDLGVFTYHQALSCIFPVVIFMTLALSKAIQIPGVARYDFILIICLVTQYLMYKFGLETKDEIKVICLFHIIGLVLELYKVNFNSWSYPEEAWTKIAGVPLYSGFMYASVASYICQAWRRFDLKIVRWPKSYVAIPLGAMIYLNFFTHHFIYDFRWVLMALLFIVFYRTAVKFTVRDSIYKMPIVGSFFLIGFFIWIAENIATFFGAWSYPNQEVSWKIVHFGKISSWFLLVVISIMIVAQLKLFYRDAGEDEKKTKRKA